CAGGCAGCGCAAAAAGGAGCTAGAGATCTTTGTGGGAGGGCTGGACCGTGAAGCCGTCGAGGAGGATATTAGGAAGGTGTTTGCGCACGTCGGTGATGTTGTGGAGGTCCGTCTCCACAAGGATTTATCCACCAACAAGAACAAGGGCTTTGCTTTCGTCAGGTTTGCAAACAAACACCAGGTGGCTCGGGCGCTTGCTGAGGTGAAGAATCCTATGGTAATACCTCAGCTCCCCTCACATTTTcactttgaaaaaaaatgttaggaTACAATGTTCTGTGATGCGATATTCGATTGTTTGTGGGATGTGTGATACatgttctttttttatttattttcttttgctgcAGATACATGGCAAACGTTGTGGTGTCGCTGCTAGCGAGGACAACGATACACTCTTCTTGGGCAATATTTGCAATACGTGGACAAAGGAAGCTGTATGTTTTCCTTCAATAATATGCGCAATCACGAGCTTGCCTGTTAATAAGTAATTTGCTGATTCTGTGCCTTTATTTTCCAGATTAAGAAGAGGCTGCTTGACTATGGGGTAGAAGGAGTTCAAAGCTTAACTCTTGTTCCTGATACTCAAAACGAAGGCCAGAGCCGTGGTTTTGCATTTCTCGAGTTTTCTTGCCACGCGGATGCGATGCTTGCATTCAAAAGGCTGCAGCAACCAGATGCTCTATTTGGTCATCCTGAGAGAACTGCAAAAGTTGCTTTTGCAGAGCCAATAAAAGAAGCAGATGCACAAGTTATGGCTCAGGTGCTTAACTACTTTACCATGCTTCCGTTCTGTATATACACAGGATTGTTGTATAAGCAAGTTGCCTTCAATTTTTATTGATGGGGTTAGTGAATTAAGTGACAAGTATAGAAAGATGTCATTGTACTTGCAATAATGGTCTTAAACCTATTGGTTAGTTATTTGTAGTTTATCCAAGAGTTATGATTTACAATGATGCTCATATTTAGCTGCTTGTTAATTATTTGGTTTTCATGTCCAACCATCACAAGTCTACGATTTGTCATGCCGTTGAATACTTTTTCATGCTGCAGGTCAAATCAGTTTTTATTGATGGGCTTCCACCATACTGGGATGAAGAGCGTGTTAAAAACCGATTCAGAGCTTATGGTTTGATAGAACGGGTTGTGCTTGCTCGCAATATGCCCAGTGCTAAAAGAAACGATTTTGGATTTGTCAACTTCTCGACCCATGAGGAAGCTCTTGCCTGTATTGAAGCCACCAACAACACCGAACTGGGTGATGATGGAAAAGCAAAGGTATTTTTCTGGTTTGGAATGGTGCCGTCTTTGTTTTCATGTCCTTGTGTTGATGCTTATAAGTGATAGATAATTTTGGTGTTTTTAACTTAGCTAAAAGTAAGGGTTAGACTTTCGAACCCTCTACCTAAAAGTCAGGCTGTGAAAGGTGAAATGAGTGGCGGGTTTCGAATTGGACATCCTGGATCTGGTTTTAACAGGCCTGGTAAGTAATTGTGCCCCCTCCCGAATTCCTTGGCTGCTTGTGTTGTTATATGAGGATTTGTTTGTTGACTTCTATGGCTGTGCAGGTAGAGGTTTTAATAGGGGAAGAGCTGCCCCTCGCCGGGAAGGTTTCTATGGTGATAGGGGTTTCAATACTCATACTCCTGGTCGTGGTGGCAGATTTAATTCTGCATACAGTAACAACAGTTTTGAAGCTTCGCCCTCTGATTTCCGAGCCAGGCAGGCTCCTCCTGCCTTTCGAGGTGGGCTTCCTAATGTGATTCAGAAACACAAATTTACTGCTTCAACCTTTTGAGCTCATTTTTACATTGCTGACTAATATTTGGCTTCGCAGGGGGTAGATGGGAACCTTCCTCAGGAAGGCAGCATGATTTCTTTGATAGAGGGCATGGGAGAGGATATCATCATCCACCTAGAGGGCCAACATTTGAGCCCGAGGGTGATTTTGGTAGACCCTTTGGTGAAAACCCATATCTCTATGAAGATGTTCGGCATGGTGCCAAGAGGCCATATTCTCACATGGTTTGTTACAATATTTATTACTATATTAAGTCCTAAGTAGTTCTCTGTACCATCTGCACTGAACTTGCTTTTTCTATGATAGGAACCCGGTCCTCCTGGATACTTTGAGCATGGTCCTCCTCGTGTGCGCCCTCGCTTTGACCATTACGAGCAGCCGCCATTTCCTGGAGGGAACCGTTTTGGTCATTATGACCAGCCACCATTTCCTGGAGGGGACCGCCACAGAGGTTGTAATCCTATGTTGTAACCATTTTGCTATGCCCCTTTGATCTTATTTTGTGATAGCTTCTCATTGTATATTGCCATTGCAGACTCTTTTGGAACGAGGGGCGGTTATTCACGTGATCACTATGGCCCTGGTCCTGGTCATCCCCCGCCCCCTGCCCATGCCCATGCCCATGCCCCGCCCCCTGCCCCAGCTGTAAGTATGATGTACCTTGGTGAAGTTTGGTTATCCCTCTGTCTATTTGTCTAATTATCTGGCTTCTACTTTTCTCTCCCATGTTATGCAGCAATATGGTAGGGGTGCATTCCGACCACACCATAGAGGCGGCGGGCATTCTGGAGGCGGTTATTACCACCACTAGGTGGTATCACAGTATGTCTCTTGTCACCGGGTGTGACTTTCTCTTACTGGTCTTGTTTGATATTTGCAATGATCGTGCGGCACTAACATCGGTTTATATGCAGACATCAGGTGGTGCCGTGTGACACTAGTGTTTGGTTTGGTATGACTAGTGAGAAACATTATGCCGCTTATTAGCTACTAGTACTCGCAAGTCAGTTGGTTGTTAGTTATCTTTCTAAGTACCGTTCGTTGTCACAGACCAATAATTAATTGTCCTTGTTAAAGGACATGTTTGGGGTCATGAATCTGTTGTGAGGATATTGGTGGATGATGTTATGTTATATGACTAGGAGTATGACATGGACCGACCTCTCTGTATTTGATTAGATAACATTATGGATTATGGATTTTAGACAGTTGATGTGGCTTTGCAGAGAATTACCTGAGATTGTTGATGTTGGTCTTGAGGTCAAATGGGGATATGAAATTGATATGAGGCTGTTGTTTAGTAAGATATTTGATTCTTGTCTTGGGGATATTTGGTGTAAATGTTGTGATTATATCGTGGAGTGGATGGATGATGCAGTAACTAGCATTCACATGAGGCTGCAGTTAGGTGTCACAATTGTTGGAGTTGGTCAAGTAGACTTTTTTTTTTTCTCGAGGTACATTGGCTGGCTATTTGGGGAACATGATGAGGTGCTCTTTGGGGAACATGATGACAGAATTTCAGCATGGATCAAGAAGTTGTTTTGGTGTTATATAAGAGATTGGTTCTGGTTGGTAACATTTTATAGTCAATTATGAGTTGGATTTTGGGTTGTTGATGATTGGTTCTGGTAGCAAGATTTCATGGAATTCGTTAGAACGTTTAGGCTTTTGTGTTTGTGGTATGTGAAGGAGTGGATATCAGTGAATGGTTTTGGCCCCTAACTTGGTGGCAGCGTATATTCTACTAGTGTGTATATATGTTATAAGTTGTATGTCCTGTGTTTGTGTTTTTTTAACACTTGTAGCTCTTCCTTCTTGTCTTGGTAATTTGCTAACATAGTTGTAAGCGATTATTACTGGAGCACTAGAGGGAGCATCTTCATGAGGCAGGTAAGAAAAGCCCTCCGGCATGTGGGTCTAGACTCTAGACTAGAGGTGTGCTGCATTCTTGGGGCGATGAAGGCATTCTATTTCTTGGTGTATGCATAGCAGCATTTGATTTGAACAAGGATTCTTCTGATGGATCTTGTGTTTGTACATTTGACGACCACTCTTGTGTTTTTAGATACTACATTCCCCAGatgtttttttttttggttttttcaacTCCGTGCACACATGTTTTGAATGTGATGATAATTATAATTGCTTACTCCCTCTTGAAGCGAACAAGTCCGTCCGGCATGAAAATTTAGGTCGTCGATTTAACTAGTCGAGCATGTAtaacatggcataaaaattactccctccctccatctcaaaataactgtctcaactctgtactagctctagtacaaaataacttattttgggacggagggagtatgtttcaaTCTCATTTGATAATGAATCAAGAGACATAATTTTTATGGCTCACAATACATGTTTCGATAGTCAGATCTAGGACCTAAAAAACCATATGACCAAATCATATTTCACACCCAGGGCAGGTATTCGTTATTACTGATGGTTGGAACAAAAGGTGTTATCTTAATTGGTTCGTCTCGTGTGGTAGAAAGAAGTGCAAAGGTGCCAGAAAACAAATATCGCCAGAAAATGTTTCTATATAATCACATCGCACGTCACTTGGTGCGTTTGCGAGAAAAATACAACTTCAACATACTCCAAAACGTTTCTCAAAGCTCAAACAACTGGGTGATTTTACATGCTCAAATTCAACTCTGAACCATGAGAATTCTCGATGCCCAAAAGGGTGATTCTGTAATTGAAATCTAGCATTGATCTCTGTCGCATGCACCGGTCGACAACACTTGAATTCATCAGGTTGATGTACCAACAAGTCCCAAGTTGACGATCCAATCCTGTATTTATTTAAAGATTGATGATGAATGCTAatgaccatatatatatatatatatatatatatatatcacaagATAAGATAGACCATGCTCGTCTCTTGataaacaacaacaagaagaagaaacacACAAGATCTGTATTGTATTTGGCCACGCCCTATATTGATGGCTGGGTACCCAAAAACGGATGCCCTATAATGTTGTTACCTCTTGTTCTTCTGCCAAAATATCACCTGCGCCTAATTCTTCCAGGTCCCCTCCTTACCAGCCATGTATGTTGTCAATTTCAATTATTAAACATGCAAGACAGACAGAGGTTACGGGTTACCTAGGACGATATGATAGTGCTATCATCATCTCAAGACTTTCAGCTCT
This window of the Triticum aestivum cultivar Chinese Spring chromosome 5D, IWGSC CS RefSeq v2.1, whole genome shotgun sequence genome carries:
- the LOC123124009 gene encoding nucleolin isoform X1, coding for MAPAAGRGRGRGRARGRGRGRGRGRAAKTPPPPAAEPAPEEAPDAAQQEQEQEHEQEQEQEQLTHTQDAAASASASAFAGRETIEISDSPDASPQPSSPDISSSTTVHQHIKDEEPSSITLLHNKPHELLSEADMPSASASATNNDEQQQQEKMDTNNDEQQQQEKMEVEAGEPHDTPAEEQEEEAVPTQEEQEAATDADKQTVQNEAAQPQVIIEQEGEKADDDDDVAVKTDVPAHTPGADTQNEQHTHAINPLHQGQMLAATHDDNSENKHPFHQQQMDAEQEEEDPEEVIFDDSVSVGEGQAASEIKQGEDDDGQAAAESKQEEHRARAAEAAAEVKQQEDERKVMSDMANNRQRKKELEIFVGGLDREAVEEDIRKVFAHVGDVVEVRLHKDLSTNKNKGFAFVRFANKHQVARALAEVKNPMIHGKRCGVAASEDNDTLFLGNICNTWTKEAIKKRLLDYGVEGVQSLTLVPDTQNEGQSRGFAFLEFSCHADAMLAFKRLQQPDALFGHPERTAKVAFAEPIKEADAQVMAQVKSVFIDGLPPYWDEERVKNRFRAYGLIERVVLARNMPSAKRNDFGFVNFSTHEEALACIEATNNTELGDDGKAKLKVRVRLSNPLPKSQAVKGEMSGGFRIGHPGSGFNRPGRGFNRGRAAPRREGFYGDRGFNTHTPGRGGRFNSAYSNNSFEASPSDFRARQAPPAFRGGRWEPSSGRQHDFFDRGHGRGYHHPPRGPTFEPEGDFGRPFGENPYLYEDVRHGAKRPYSHMEPGPPGYFEHGPPRVRPRFDHYEQPPFPGGNRFGHYDQPPFPGGDRHRDSFGTRGGYSRDHYGPGPGHPPPPAHAHAHAPPPAPAQYGRGAFRPHHRGGGHSGGGYYHH
- the LOC123124009 gene encoding nucleolin isoform X2 gives rise to the protein MAPAAGRGRGRGRARGRGRGRGRGRAAKTPPPPAAEPAPEEAPDAAQQEQEQEHEQEQEQEQLTHTQDAAASASASAFAGRETIEISDSPDASPQPSSPDISSSTTVHQHIKDEEPSSITLLHNKPHELLSEADMPSASASATNNDEQQQQEKMEVEAGEPHDTPAEEQEEEAVPTQEEQEAATDADKQTVQNEAAQPQVIIEQEGEKADDDDDVAVKTDVPAHTPGADTQNEQHTHAINPLHQGQMLAATHDDNSENKHPFHQQQMDAEQEEEDPEEVIFDDSVSVGEGQAASEIKQGEDDDGQAAAESKQEEHRARAAEAAAEVKQQEDERKVMSDMANNRQRKKELEIFVGGLDREAVEEDIRKVFAHVGDVVEVRLHKDLSTNKNKGFAFVRFANKHQVARALAEVKNPMIHGKRCGVAASEDNDTLFLGNICNTWTKEAIKKRLLDYGVEGVQSLTLVPDTQNEGQSRGFAFLEFSCHADAMLAFKRLQQPDALFGHPERTAKVAFAEPIKEADAQVMAQVKSVFIDGLPPYWDEERVKNRFRAYGLIERVVLARNMPSAKRNDFGFVNFSTHEEALACIEATNNTELGDDGKAKLKVRVRLSNPLPKSQAVKGEMSGGFRIGHPGSGFNRPGRGFNRGRAAPRREGFYGDRGFNTHTPGRGGRFNSAYSNNSFEASPSDFRARQAPPAFRGGRWEPSSGRQHDFFDRGHGRGYHHPPRGPTFEPEGDFGRPFGENPYLYEDVRHGAKRPYSHMEPGPPGYFEHGPPRVRPRFDHYEQPPFPGGNRFGHYDQPPFPGGDRHRDSFGTRGGYSRDHYGPGPGHPPPPAHAHAHAPPPAPAQYGRGAFRPHHRGGGHSGGGYYHH